The genomic interval TAATTCGATGATCAATATATAATGTTTTTTGTTAGATATGTTTATTTCACACTTCGTGACGCAATAAATCACatagagacaaaaaaaaaagaaattgattTGTTTAATCATTAATGCAAATTAATACAGGAAAGAATATTAAAAACACATattaatcaaaattcaaaactaaaatctTTAGACGGGTAGCTCCACTTCAACTCTGGCATCCTTATTCGATGTGGACTTGAAATAACAAGCATAGAGAACTAGTTGGGCAAGACCAAAGAGAGTTCCCAAACCATTTGGAACCTAATGAAAGAAAGTGatagaaaaatatatattaattgattgatcaaGATTATATATATGGGCTTAACTATACAAATACTTACGAGGAGATTAATGTCGAAGGGGAGGAAACCATAGCTAGTCCAACAAACTCCATTGAGGAAGCTAGCCAGAGAAAGTGTGAAAGGCATGAACTCCACGCTTTTTGTTTGAATCACAAGTTTCTACAAaagtataataataaatttatggggctctctctttctctctatatataaaaTGTAATTCATAGTTAAATTAGGCATTGGATAGAATGCTCTTACCATCACAACAAGAGGGGAGGCATACATGCAAGTTCCAAAGATGATACAGAGGATACCCACAACTAAGGATCTCTTAGTAGTCGTGTGGATCAACAAAAGCACTGAAGTTACTACAACTATCATGAACACCATCTCAAGTGCTAATAGTTTCATGACCTTCAACTAAATTAGATTTATATGAGTAGATTGGTTAGGGAGAAGTTTTAGATGGTACAAATAtgatagagaaaaaaataatgGACATGTTATACTTACGCGGCCTTGGCGAGCAGCATAGATTAAGAAAACAGTGAGGTAGAATACTTCAAAGGCTATACCGATGCCATTGATGGTGATCACGAGAAGGCTATTGGGGTGGACAATGGGCAACCcatagaaaaaccaaagcaagcAATTGAGTAATGTAGCGAGGTAAGGGATTGGCGAAAACTTCTTCACATCCTTGCTCTTGATGATTTGTATATACGTCGGCCTATAAATCATGGAAGAGTTGCATTTAAATTAACATACAATCTTTCTAAGTAATTATCAAtaacaagaaaaataaagaagtttAAAATCTTACATGGGCGACAAAAACAAACCACACGAGATTACATTGCCTGCAATGAAGATGAGTTTTTGTTTATCATAGATTATGGAAGATACAtgaaattattgatttttttaaaagtataataAATGCATATACCTATTATTCCAATGATGTTGCGGATGATGCTTTGGTTGATAATCATCTTTATTGTAATATTGTTAACTCAAATTCTGCCTTGTAAATTAATGAAAGTATAATCAAATCAAATATACCTTTCCATTTCATCCAAATGCATTAATTAAAAAGAACATATTAAAAAACCAAACTAAATCAGATAATTTGTACGTACCAAAAAGGAGTAGGATGAGGCTAATTTTGCTAGAATTTGTAATATCCAACAGTATTTTGCTAACTCCTCTACTCTTCCACGGTGGAGCTGTCCCTCTTTCTCTAGATTTTATGATGGGCATGcaaaggttgtatttatagcctaaTTATATGacttagtttgtaatatttttcataatatcTATGGATAATGTTATAATCATTTGTTATTGTTGGACTTagtgaatttcatttttttttttattaagatagGATATtccatttttaatataaaaagaaaagttcgaaattattttaattaattagcgTAATAGATTAAAAAAACATGGTCTAATGAATGAATAAGCTTCAGTTAATCTAATGGATTAAATAATGTTATTTAATAATTTGATAGATTCttcttgaattattaatttaTGTTTTCGTGTAATTTAAGCAAATATTTTGgaaaaaagagaattttaaaggtttaaattatttagatatttagtgaaaaaaaaagtttcataaaataaaaaaaaatagtttaaataATACGGATAATTAAATGAGTTAATTGTCTTGATAATAATAGcgtttttattatttaatattaattatcGATTGAGTCAATTATTAATGATATTAAATtcataagaaaaaataaatatctcttaattttattattaataataatgtttttattatttattattaattattgattaattcaACTAGTGATAGTAAGTTTATAAGATAAATATctctattttttataattaatcataatatttttattatttactataattaattattgattaagtcAACTTAACTAATGATAACAagtttataatataaaaatagatctcttaatttccttgataataataatatttttattattaactgTTGATTAAGTCGAGTAATTAATGATAGGGGGTTCgtaagataaaaaataattttaaatatattcacaatagtatgatattgtgcctatgttctggatttatttttaGCTCTACTTTAAAGAACTCGTACCAATCGAGATATTTTTCAACTTttaaattcatgatttttttctatatattttcaaTTTATTCTAGATCACACCATATTATGACATTTGACCGTaactttaatattatttattaaaattaaaaaattcatatatctttataataatattaaattatccaTTTTTAGCTAAGctcctaaaaatttatttttgaactctaccttgaaaaaaaaacttaatttttcatgaTTTGAATGTTTATTTTTTCCATCTATTTTTAAATGTGGACGATATTCCAACCATTTTTTTCATTTGCAATATCTAAGGATAAATATAAAAAGATTAATATAAGTAATTAAATAGAtaactaataaaaaataaaaaaccaagTACTAGCTTGGTTCTTTATACCATTATATGGAATAAGACCACATATATCATATCTCCTACTGTAACTTTTATATAAAGTTATCGTATAACGGATCCATGGCGCAATGGTAGCGCGTGTCTAACTCCAGATCAAAAGGTTGCGTGTTAAATTCACGTAGGGTTCAATTTACCAAAATTCATTATCGGCGAGCATATTCTTTTTTGCCACCTTGGGGCCTCTGGGTGATGGACTTCAGACCAATTAGTCCATACTTATTATAAGAGCTTGAGCCGCTATCAAGACTCATAATGAGATCTGGAGTTCGAATATTAATAAAGTCaagtaaatatctcccttatgtgttagtcattattccaaaggttagtagctgTCCATAATTTACCTCatccgtgttgaccttgggacgggttggcaggAATGCTAGGGACAAGcatattcaccttttaccacaaTTGAGCCGCTACCAAGACTACTCTAATTTGTTATACGAAAATCTCtttcaaatttaataatttttaaaatttgatattta from Zingiber officinale cultivar Zhangliang chromosome 6B, Zo_v1.1, whole genome shotgun sequence carries:
- the LOC121991191 gene encoding bidirectional sugar transporter SWEET5-like yields the protein MIINQSIIRNIIGIIGNVISCGLFLSPMPTYIQIIKSKDVKKFSPIPYLATLLNCLLWFFYGLPIVHPNSLLVITINGIGIAFEVFYLTVFLIYAARQGRLKVMKLLALEMVFMIVVVTSVLLLIHTTTKRSLVVGILCIIFGTCMYASPLVVMKLVIQTKSVEFMPFTLSLASFLNGVCWTSYGFLPFDINLLVPNGLGTLFGLAQLVLYACYFKSTSNKDARVEVELPV